CGACTAAATGACTCAATATGTTATCAGTTTTGTGCGCACTGACAATTAGTCGAAACCTTGAGGTGGTTTCCTAGTGCGTTGTGCGATAACACCTCTCTCACttcctctctttttttctgtctgaTCATATGGAAGCCTTGTGGACAAGGATTGTCCGGTGGCGATAAAGAGTCACCGTTTATTGTCACCCACGGTAAAGTCCCCTTCGATAAACGCCTTCACCTTGTGCAGGGAGTCACGGAGAGCCAGAGGGCAAAGTTTAAGCTTCACAGAGAGGGTACGGTGTAGGTGAGTGCTTTGAGTATTCCTGCCACCCGGGAGATGATTGATTTACGCAGTAAAACGATGAACAATTTAGATGTCTCAAGGTTCCCGTTGAGGTGTGGTGTGGATGAACCATCTATCACCCGTTTATTGTGGCGTTTTAGTAGAAAATACTTTTACGAATAAAGTATGATGAGCTTGTTGATGCATCTCGCATCAAACCATTCATTTGCGTTGAGAATGCCGTTAAAACTGCCATTAAAGTAATGATGTGTCGTTATTCTAGTTCGGTGTACTAAAGCTATTTGCCTTCTTTTGCAGTGGATGACTCGTCGGGCAAATATACGAAAGGATTCTTCTGGGGCAACAACTACTGGACGGGCTCGATGGATCAGTGCTCGTACATCTATCAGAACGACAGTGGGTCCGATCCTGCACCAAAAAAGAAGGGCCGTAACACGGACATCACCTACATCAATGGGAACTTCCTTGGGTCGTCcgaattggagcatcaaaatCCTCCCTTCGTGCCTGGGTTCTACATGGCTAAAATCCTAATCAACGGTACCGAATCATTCAATGCGGTAAGTGTGAGCATTGGGGGAAAGTTCATCAAGCGATATAAATTTATGAGCTCCTTCTCATTTTGCCTACAGATTCGAACGGTCGTTGTGGGGCTTTGCCTTCCGAGTGCTTGCAGCATTGCCGATGTAGAGACACTACTGAAGCTGGACATCAGTCGACGACATGTTGAACAGGAGCTGGTTGGTGTGCGATCTCCTACGTTGAACAACTTCTCACTCTGGGATGACTTCACCTTCCGGATCCTATTGTATGTTGTAGCACTCGGATGTCTGAGAAATCGTCATCATTAGCAGTCTCAGATCAACTTAATGCCTAATCCTCTAAATTTCCCGTTGACAGCATCTTTTCGGTAATCGTGGTTATCCTGCTGATCAGCGGCACCGGCTACGATCTTGTGCTACGGCGTCGTTACAAAGCCAAGATGCGCATCAAGAGCTACTGCAAGGAGCTGACCGGGGACATGACGAACGGGTTGGGCTGCACAACGTACGATTTGACGCGTCGCGAGCCGGAAGAGAACGGCAAAGGTAACTGCACCGTAATCCGGGTACCGACGAGCGTTAACAATAACAACTCCGATGAGAACCTTGCCGTGGAGTTGACCGCAACGGAGGAAACCAAGTTGAGTAAGTTCCGCCCGGTCGGATCCTTGTCTTGGATCGTCTCCGTCCTGTGTATCAGTGTGCGCAAGCATTCCGGGATCTCCGAACGCTGGTTAGGCATTCCTGGACGGCTTCACTAACAAATGTAACAAGAGCTGTGTGTACATTCGTGTGTTAATAAGAGTTTGGCTAATTGTTGGTGGTATAGAACCCAAATCCCGAAGAAATTCCCCATAATCTCTCCGTCCCTTCCTAACCAGCATGACGAGATGCGGTTGTCCTGAGTTACTGAGTTGTCTGGTTGCACTTCTTGTTTTAGGTTTGTGGGCTGAATTGCTGCTGTCCTTCTCGGTGGTGACCAACTTCAAAGCGATCTGTGACAAGAATGTCGGTAACGATACCATCCCTTCGATCCATGGACTTCGTGCCATTTCTATGGCGTGGGTTATCTTGGGTGAGTATAAGATTTGGATGATGTTGTCATGGCGATGGTTTAATCATTCCTTTGCTGCAGGCCACACAATGATCGTCGTGTTTAAATACTCCGACAACATGGAACTGCGGAAGGTGGTGGAGAAGGAGTTCCTGTTCCAAATCGTGCTAAACGGCGCTTACAGTGTGGACACGTTCTTCTTCATCAGTGGATTCCTGGTATCATTCATCTATTTCCGCACAAATGCCAAGGGTAAGCTGGAGAAGTTGACCAAGGGTGTGAGTGAGTTTACGGCCGGTACGTTCCACTTCTTCGGTCTCGTTGGCTATCGATTCGTGAGGTAACTATTGGTTTTGGGAGGAGTTCAGTGGAAGATTTGAAGATCATCGAATGGGTAAATGTCATTTTAGATTAACTGCCCCATACCTGTACGTACTCGGAGTAGTGGAAGTAGTGATGCGTTATCTGGAACAGAACTCAGTTTTTGAGCCACCGACTCAGGATCACGTAAACTGTCCAAAGTATTGGTGGCGTAACATACTCTACATCAACACACTTTTCCCAGTGGAGCAGATGGTAAGTTCTTTCTTTCTGGCTACAGCGAATCTCTTCCACTAATACCAATCTTCAATGCTTTCAGTGTATGCTTTGGAGTTGGTACTTGGCAGATGACACACAGTTCTACATCATCGGTGCGCTGATACTGATTATTGGGGTACGGCACTTCAAGTTTGCCGCTACCATGATGTCCGTGTTTATGATATCGGCTTGGGCAACTACGGCCTATATTGCCTTCTCCAACAATCACATGCCCGATGCGGACGATCCATTCGCACTGTTTGATAAGATCTACGACAAACCCTGGACGCGGCTGGGACCGTATCTGGTGGGCATGAGCGTTGGGTGGATTCTGTTTAAGACTAACTGCAAAATCAAGATGTCCTTGGTATGTGGTGGTGAAATAGTTACAGGCCCAGTTCCTCCAAGTAATGAGATCTTTCCGACCGTATCTTACAGCTGACTGTAATCTCGGGATGGGTGACCTCCACCATGATGATGTTGTATCTTCTGTTCGGTCTGTACAATACGACGCTCACACAAACGGCTGCGGCAGCCTACAGTTCGCTCAGTCATACCGGCTGGGCCATTGGATGTGGATGGGTTATCGTAGCGTGTTCGTCTGGGTATGGAGGATGGGTTAACAAGCTGTTGTCCACCCCGATTCTGTATCCGTTCTCGCGTGTGACGTACTGTGCCTATCTGGTACATCCCATCATCAACCGAATATACGCCTTAGAGTCAGACTCTCCGATCCACATGACTCCCAATGCGCTGGTAAGTTCAATGACGCCGTGTCGCGCTATCTCGGTCTGAAACTGTTACAATTGATCGTATTTCGATTTTATTCCCCACAGACCACCGTCTACCTGGGCCAAGTGGTGTCGTCCTACGTGCTTGCATTTATCATCTCGCTTTCATTCGAAGCGCCCGTCGTAACGATGCTTAAAATACTCTCGCCGAACCGAAAGAAACGTATCTAAACACACGTGACGGTgttcaaaaaccaaaaccccgGAAAACCCTCATCGTTGGCCGCGTCCTAGAACTAATGCTTTGGTTTACCCAGGTTTGGGCAGCgtagcaaaacgaaacgcttATCAGTGTATTTTCCGCTTGTTTGTGTGAGCATTTGTGTGTTTAGTGTGAGCACGGACTGAGGCTGAGCTTCCGAATTTCCACCAATTCCGCCGACGCGAGGGTTTCTCGATTGTGGTGATGCTGCGTGCTCGACTCGTATGGTTAGAGAGACAGTACGTTTACTACATACATTACTAGCAAGGGTGATTTCTGTTGGGCGTGCCTGAACCCGGCATGCTTCATAGTAGGATTAGAAGGATAAGTTTAATATAGATACCGTATGAAAACTGTGCTCAGTAAGTGTTTTGTTACAGTAACTTAGACTGATCGTGATCGATAGCGATGTGTATAATGTAAATATAATTTGGGtgtgaaaacatatttaacaaaacaaaacgacttTGCGATGGGCTTCTGATTGTGATAATTGATGACAGTATTTGAGAGTTATGAAGGATTTATGAAGGACGATGACTGGGGCATGTAATGAGGATTCCGGACTCATGCCCCACCAAGAAGGTGTTCGATAGCGACCATCAGGGGGGCACAGTGAGCTTGTTGGCTGGATCAGGTGAAGCAAAGCCTGTCGGAAATTGGGAATCTCCATGGATGAGAAACTATAGCCAGGGACCGAGCATCCTGGAAAATAATTGTTGATCGGACCATGTCACGACGACGTGCTaaagaattatttattatatcaGCTCATCAACTGGCACGAACTGATCGAATTTTTCCAGTTATTTTCCATGCGATTTTTGGAGTTTTTGCTTGTTGCCCTAAGAGACGTTTGCCGTACAAAAATTGCTCGCTCTAACCGCTTTTTCGCTCCTGCTTGCACTCTCACCGAATGGAAACTACCCTTAAAAGCTCTCTCGCGCTCAACAAAAAGTCACAGTACAACTGGACTGATGCATTTTATGAAGCATTCAATTGCATACCCTTAGGCGCATACGGAAAATGCTTCGAAAATTGTACACAAGGTTTTTACTGACAGGATTTTTATAAAGAAGCTAGCTATTTAATGAATTAATGCGTATTTTAAACCGTTAAAACATtatcatttgtttcatttccataATGAGTGGAAAACCGACTAAATAAACAAGAAGATAAATCGTAACCACATCATTAAGGTTCCTCGCTTGATCGCCCGTACAAGTCTTATGTAACAGAAACGTCAAAAATTAGCCCCCGCAAGAGCCAACACATCTGGGATGGGAATCTGCCTTCGCGCATTTTGTTGTCATCGTTTTGTACGTAGTGTCTTGCACAAAAACCATTCCGTGCTCCACTGAAGCCAAACCTCCAACACAATCGAAGACTCTCGCACAAAAATACGGTCACTGATCTTTCTTCCCTTCACGGGGGTATTGCGTGCATTTAGAGAAGTATTCGGAGAGTGAATGTGCGTGCAGAAGCGAGTAGGTGAGTTCAAAATGGAGAGAGGACTTTTGTAAGTTTGGAGCGAGGCAAAACTTGTTTTCCACTGCATAGCTCCCGTCAGTGAGAAGTTGGAGCTGGCAAGATCAACAACTCCATCTTAGACGAGGTGCTTTCGGGCGCGCGTTGCGCCGTGctggttgtattttttgtggGTTTCCTCTGTGCTTCTATTCGCGATTCTATTCACAGTTTAGTAAACGGAACGGTATAACAGCTGCTTGACAGTTGATCGAAAAGGTAATGTAATTTgaggaaaaattaaacccgCACGCAGGGAAATGCAGTGAACAATGTGCGTTTGTGGTGTGTCGGAAACAGTGAGAGCGAATGCGAAAGTGTGGTGAAAGAGAAGATACAAAAAGCTCGCTATCGCCCCGAGGGGGTTGAAGTGATTTAAAACTGCCGCCGTCCCATTCGCTATTTCCTTCGCGCAGCTTCATCTCATCTCAAACAGCTTTTCTCGCTTCGCTGGTGCATCGTGGTGgtgattttattgttttccatctGCTTTCCGCACACTTTTTGTTGCCTTTGGCACCCTGCTGACTTCGGGGGGGCCAGCTTAACGCGCGTGTGCTTACACTGTGGAGTTCATATCGCTTACCACCACTAtcaacaacgacgacgacgatgagtGTGTGCGCATTCGCGAAGCAAAAAAGTGAATGTAAAAGTGAAATAATAACTTTGTAACAGTCAACATTATTTTGCAGCTCTAGGTAAAGGCGGAAAATTCCCCCCAGTgagtttgtgtgcgttttgaGTGCTCGAATCTCGGGAATCTTGCGCATTACGCGTTTGTCTTTATTGGTCTCTGGATGGAATTTCGAGCGGAGGCCGTGATTGACACTGGAATAAGGGAGCACTAGTGAATTCGAAACTGCCAGCATTTATAAACAGCGCCACAGCACGGCCCCGGAAGAAAGGTAAGTGGAGGGaaaattcgagcagtttgttACAACTGCATTTTCCAGCGCGATCTTCTTCACCGTTCggtgttccgttttgttgacGATCACTTATATAAAGCCTCTACTGCCGTACGAATGCACGAAACGATGAGACCATCGTTTGCTTTCGGATTGGCGTTGTATGGGTGCATTGAGGCGTTCATTGTTTCCTTTCTCTGTCGTATGTGTTTGTTGCACGCGATTTGTTGCTGCTCCTCCACGGCAGTCGCCGTGTGCATTGGAAATGATCGTCCTGCGGAATATATTCAATGTGGCATGGATTAAGCCATATGCACTCAGGATGCAACCTACCTGTCGTTCGGGTCATAAAATCGCAAAACATTCTTCCGCGTTTTATCTCGCACTGTCCGAGGTCGTCGtatatttgtaataaaatattataaaactttCTTACCGCGGTCGTAAACGATCGGCCGCCAATGTGCAATGCTGGCGGGTTCGGGGTGTACGATTCGCCAATGACCAACCCACACCACACGAACACAAGCACCCACCCAGTGACGACCACAACGACAACAACCTTGAATCTGGATGGGGCGAATTCCGCTGCCATTTGTCGCGGACGATTGTTTGGGGCTGAGGGGATGAGGTAGtgtctttcttcttcttcttgttcaCTCCATCACCCGTAGTATTTGTGCGCGAACGAGTTTCCTCATCGGGTTGTTGCCGTTCGTGGGAGATGACAGTGTTATGTGGGTGTACAAGTTGTCTGCGGGCACTGAATCCACCTTGAGTATCGGAGGGCCAACATTCAAGCCAGGCATCTTTGGCATGTTGTATTGCTGTGGAGTTCTTCCTATGCGTCCAACGAAGCAAGAGCGTCGGCCGATTATTCATCTCAAACCGAGTTGGACAATTGGGGCCGGGTTTTTCGTTCACTGGCAGGCCAAAAAGCAGCTGACCGTGTTCGGACCATGTTTGTCGAGCTAGTTCTCGCGAGCTGACCTATGACGTCGATCGACTAGCAGCGGGGAGGTTTTTGGGGTCTTTTGATACCTACTCAATAGTGGTAGTTGACGTTCACCGAACAAAGCTCTACTCAGCGTCAGGGGCTTAGACAGCAAAGGTACAGGTAGTCGGACCGAGGCTTGCTGATATTTGATTCTTTCAATTATGATTGACTGCTCGCTTGCCGAAGAAAATCGCCGAAAGCCACAATGATTGATGTGTTGGACCCGTAATACCCGCCCGTTTCATCTGGTCACGAATAGCGTCGTTGGCATCCGATGCTACCCACCCGAACGGCAAGCTGCGAGATGAAGGAACCGATTATTCCAGCGCCTTTATAATTATGTAATTTTCACCACCAGAGTTCCCTTGCAGAAACGCGCTATAATCCCATCGCGTCGCGTTCCAGTCGCGCAACGGATAAGAAAAAATGGCGACTCGAAAGGAACGGATCGGTTGGTCGTAATGCGCGTAGGTTGACCCTGGAAGCTGATTTTGCATGCACTCCTACTCCCA
The Anopheles moucheti chromosome 2, idAnoMoucSN_F20_07, whole genome shotgun sequence genome window above contains:
- the LOC128297308 gene encoding nose resistant to fluoxetine protein 6, with amino-acid sequence MKRDRIWWGWKAPLLLLTLFGAQLPQPAFGQDANVSAVGTEETDQNVNFSFDRLILLEEKLTVFDIKRIANGWSTLRPRLSGQCGDQMTQYLQGLQTEKLWALKMDDSSGKYTKGFFWGNNYWTGSMDQCSYIYQNDSGSDPAPKKKGRNTDITYINGNFLGSSELEHQNPPFVPGFYMAKILINGTESFNAIRTVVVGLCLPSACSIADVETLLKLDISRRHVEQELVGVRSPTLNNFSLWDDFTFRILFIFSVIVVILLISGTGYDLVLRRRYKAKMRIKSYCKELTGDMTNGLGCTTYDLTRREPEENGKGNCTVIRVPTSVNNNNSDENLAVELTATEETKLSLWAELLLSFSVVTNFKAICDKNVGNDTIPSIHGLRAISMAWVILGHTMIVVFKYSDNMELRKVVEKEFLFQIVLNGAYSVDTFFFISGFLVSFIYFRTNAKGKLEKLTKGVSEFTAGTFHFFGLVGYRFVRLTAPYLYVLGVVEVVMRYLEQNSVFEPPTQDHVNCPKYWWRNILYINTLFPVEQMCMLWSWYLADDTQFYIIGALILIIGVRHFKFAATMMSVFMISAWATTAYIAFSNNHMPDADDPFALFDKIYDKPWTRLGPYLVGMSVGWILFKTNCKIKMSLLTVISGWVTSTMMMLYLLFGLYNTTLTQTAAAAYSSLSHTGWAIGCGWVIVACSSGYGGWVNKLLSTPILYPFSRVTYCAYLVHPIINRIYALESDSPIHMTPNALTTVYLGQVVSSYVLAFIISLSFEAPVVTMLKILSPNRKKRI